The Chitinophaga caeni genome segment GACTGCCTTCGTAAAGTTGATTGTAAAATCATTTCGGAAGATGAAATTTTTATGACGGTAGGACAAATATGTATTCCCGGTGATATTTTCACGACCGGAGCCTTTCATCACACCTTCTACCTTGTTGTAATTGCCTGTCAGGCCGTACAATACCGATTCGCTGCCGCCTTCCAGGTAAAGGTTATGCGTATGACCGATACCATTTCTTACGGGCTTGGTTTTCCAATCCGTATTATTTCCTTTCTCTACCAGGGCTTTGCGGTAACTGTACATAACATCCTTTTCCTCTTGCCACCTCGGAACCGAGTAGCCGTTGAAGATGCCGCCATCTTTTTCCAACTCCAGTTTTTCACTGGAATTTAACAGATCATAACCTTTCAGATCCGCAAATTCATTGGTTACGGACCCAGTATATGACAAGCGAAGCTTTCCTTCGCGCGGGCGGATGGTTTCTACCACGATTACGCCATTCGCTGCGCGGGAACCGTAAATTGCCGTAGCCGAAGCATCTTTCAAGATGGTAACCTTGGAGATGCGGTTCATATCCAGATCATTGATCCTTTGCAACGGTACTTCGAAACCATCGAGGATGAATAAGGGTACATTCGGATTTTTGGTATAATTAAATACATCGCTAGAATTTGAAGTGCCGAGGTCAGCCAAGCTGTTACCTCCGCGCAAAACGATTTCCTGTTGTACGTTGGGGTTAGATCCATTCAGCAAATTATCAGGCATTTGGAAGGAAGGATCGAGGGAGCGTAGCGCATTCAGTACGTTATTACCGGAAGCCTTGGTCAATTCTTCCTTGGTAAAGGAGCTAGCCGCACCCGTAAAATTTTCGGCAGGGCGGCTATACAGCCCCGTTACCACTACGGCATTCAGCGATCTTGAGCTAGTTTCCAGTTTAACCAGCACTTTGCCGGCGCCGGTTACCGGCACTTCCTTCGTTTCATAACCTACGAAACGGACGAGCAACACTGCCTGCCCGTTTACAAGGTTAACCAGGAGTTTGAAAGCGCCCAGTTCGTTAGAAGTGGTACCATTCAACTTGGCAGCGCCTTTTTCAAGGATGGTAGCGCCAACGATGATTTCTCCCGTCTTGGCATCTACTACCTTTCCTTCGATCCAGGATTCTTTACTTTGTTCCGCTTCGGCATTCGCGACTATTTCTCCCCGTTGCTGATCCTCTTTACGGTGGAATATCATGATATTATTATCCACCTGCTTGTAAAGGAAAGGCGTTCCACTTAAAATGGAATCCAGGGTAATGGCAATAGAGCGGGTACCATTCGGTAAAGAAATGTGTTGATACTCTGATGCTTCCTTGGAAGGGTAAGCAAAGAGTAAACCGGTAGCCTTTTGAATCTTTTTGAATGCAGCAGGCAAACTCTCATCATTCAATTGCAGCGTGATCTTGGTGCGGTGCAAATCCTGGCTGTTAGCTGATTTTGCCGACAGTAGTTGCAAACCGAATAAGAGCAACCCACAAAAAATAATACTCATCTTCATAATGAATCGCAATTTTGGCTGATTGTACAAACATGCCTTTTTAGTTGCGTGAAGGGCATAGCAATCCCTTATGGCATTTGATGTCATAATCCAGAGGTTGGTTTCTGATTTTGGTTTAATATGTTTTTACAAAGGGGAATGCAATAACGTACGCGATGATTATTGCACCTGGATGAAGTTTCGATTCCTCGTTACTGTTGAACTATATATTTGGTTGATATAAATAACTATTTACAACCCTCGCCACTCAGCAACACGGTGTCCCCGGCCTGGATGTTATAGTTGGCATCTACTACGCCGCAAATCACCATCATTACAACTTCCAAAGATTGCTCATTTGAAAACGTAGCACTGATCCTGCAATGCTTCAAGTTTTCGTTGGCAAATAAAATTTTACAATGATATTTATCGCCCAAGATCACCGCTGCATCCTCCATGCTGATATCATCTAATACCAGGTAACGATCCTTCCAAGCAATTTCTTTCTTTACATCTACCTGCGACAGCGTGATCGTTTTAGCATCCTTATTAATCGCCAACTGTTGATCCGGTAATACGATTCCAAAATTCTCATTATACCCTTCTACCCGCACCTTCCCCCTGGTTACCGTAACGGTCACCTTCGGTTGATCGGGATATGCTTTCATATTAAAAGAAGTACCCAAAACGACCGTTTGAATTTCGCCCGATTTCACGATAAAAGGTTTGGATTCATTCTTCTTGATATCAAAATATCCTTCCCCTTTTAAAGTTACCACCCGGTGCGTCCGGTTGAAATCCATATCGTATTCCAACTGGCTATTTTCACCCAGCAGCACGGTACTTCCATCCGGTAAGTGAACGAATTGTACATGCTTACTAACGATGGAATCCGATCTCACTTCGTTGTTAGCCAATGGTTCGCTGATGATCGGTTCACGAACCCTGTCGAGCATATTCATCCATAATAAAGCAACGAATGCCACGACGGCTGCCGCAGCAGCGCTCCAACCCAGCGCTTTCCATACGGAAACGGATCGCTTCCGGGGTAAAATTTCAGATAAATGTTCTTCGGCAGAAAGTATTTTATTAACCATCTCGTGATACCTGTCGAAAGGCACGGCATCATCCGCAGTATCCTCTTCCCAGATAGCATCCATCCTGGCTTTCAACATCATATCATACCGGCCGCCTTTCACCATTTTAGACAACTCTTGCCATTCGAACGGAGTAATAGAACCATCGATATATTTATCCAATAATATTTGCAACCTTTCCTTGCTATCCATAACGTATTCATTGTAGCACCGGGGTATTATCCAGCCAGTATATATTAATAAGACAATTGAAATGGGAGGAGGGTGGAGTTTCGGCTAAAAAAAGTTTTTATGGGCCAGGATCAGGCTTACGATCAACATGCTTTCATTTATATATTTCCTAATATATTGTAAGGCCCTGGCCATATGAGATTTCACGGTAGCACGCGAGATGTGCATCCTTTCGGCTATTTCTTCATGGCTCAGGCCTTCTGCACGGGCCAAGCGGTATACTTCCTTTTGCTGCGGGGGCAGTTTGGCCAATGCCGCCTGTAATATATCCTGGTATTGATGTTCTCTCAAACGGTGGTCGGTATTATCTACCTGTTGTCCACCGGGAATGATCGATTGCTGATAGTCAGATTCGAGGGCTTTTTTCCGGAACAAATTCAAAACGATATTTTTAGTGATCGTTTTCAGGTAGGCATCCAGGTTATCAATATTTGTCATTTCGGAACGCTTCAGCCAGCATTTCAGAAAAACATCCTGCACAACTTCTTCTGCCATGGCATTGGAACGCAGGAACTTGGAAGCAAGGTTGTATACCTTACCCCGGTAGCGGCTAAATAGTTCCGTGAAAGCATATTCACTTCCTTGCGCTAATAATGCTAATAACTGTTTCTCATCAAAACTCATGGCAATCAGCCAACAAAATAATAAAAAGTTAACGATTAAGGAATAGTAAAAGATTTGAATATATTCGATTCCCTTTTTTATATTTTAGCTGCCATTAGAATATCTCTATATATGAACTTAGAAACTTTACTGGAAGAACTGGCTACAGAATTTCCTGAAATGAAATTTAGAATTGGGAAAAGACTCTTCACACCATGTATCATTGCCCATCAAACCAATTATTACGGGGCAGATATATTCGTAAAAAAGAAATATATAATCGTTGAGGCCAGTATTCCGGATATGAGTACACGTATTATTTTAGGCGGAGGCGCACTTATATTAAAAGCAAAAAAAGAATTTCATATCCCGGCACATTTGATATTTCATTATTTAAGTAAGAAATATGAAGATGTCAAACTCAGGCAATAAGGGGAAATAACCCGTTAAAAAATTTATTTGGCCAAGCTAAATAAAAAATATTTGGCTTTTATGGCTTAACCCTTCTATTATAAAGGTTAACAATAGACTGATATTTGAATTTTTAGCGAGTCTCTTTATTAACAATTAATAATAAGGTAATATTATGCTGTTAATTTTACAGCATCTACCTAGCATGACAGTAACTGAAGATATAGCACTCCTCTCCCTGGTCAAGGATGGTCACCATGATGCATTTAAAGTATTATATGATCGCTATGCCGGTGCATTGATCCAATTTGCATATTCCAAAACCGGGGATACAGAAGATGCTAAGGATGCGGTACAGGAAGTGTTTATTTGGTTATGGCAACATAAGAATCAATTACAATTCAATCATAACCAATTATCAATTGAGGCT includes the following:
- a CDS encoding FecR family protein; this encodes MDSKERLQILLDKYIDGSITPFEWQELSKMVKGGRYDMMLKARMDAIWEEDTADDAVPFDRYHEMVNKILSAEEHLSEILPRKRSVSVWKALGWSAAAAAVVAFVALLWMNMLDRVREPIISEPLANNEVRSDSIVSKHVQFVHLPDGSTVLLGENSQLEYDMDFNRTHRVVTLKGEGYFDIKKNESKPFIVKSGEIQTVVLGTSFNMKAYPDQPKVTVTVTRGKVRVEGYNENFGIVLPDQQLAINKDAKTITLSQVDVKKEIAWKDRYLVLDDISMEDAAVILGDKYHCKILFANENLKHCRISATFSNEQSLEVVMMVICGVVDANYNIQAGDTVLLSGEGCK
- a CDS encoding RNA polymerase sigma factor; protein product: MSFDEKQLLALLAQGSEYAFTELFSRYRGKVYNLASKFLRSNAMAEEVVQDVFLKCWLKRSEMTNIDNLDAYLKTITKNIVLNLFRKKALESDYQQSIIPGGQQVDNTDHRLREHQYQDILQAALAKLPPQQKEVYRLARAEGLSHEEIAERMHISRATVKSHMARALQYIRKYINESMLIVSLILAHKNFF